The stretch of DNA CGGCCTGCGGTTTGACCTCACGGTGCCGCTGGCGCGCTTCGCCGCGCAGCACGCGCAGCAGCTCGGCCTGCCGTTCAAGCGCTACCACATCGCGCCGGTGTGGCGCGGCGAGAACACGCAGCGCGGCCGCTACCGCGAGTTCGTGCAGTGCGACTTCGACACGGTCGGCACAACGGCGCTCGCGTCGGACATCGAGACCGTGCTGGTGATCCACGATCTGATGCGCGCAATCGGCTTCGAGCGGTTCACGATCCGCGTCAATCACCGCGGCGTGCTCAACGGTTTGTTAGAGACGCTGGGCCTCGCCGAGTGTTCGACCGAGGTGCTCCGCGCGCTCGACAAGCTCACGAAGATGGGCGCCGACAAGGTCCGCGCCGAACTCGCCGCGACCGCCGGCGCGAGCGACGAGCAGTCCGACAAGCTGCTGGCGTTCGCCGGCGTCACCGGCTCGGCCGAAGAGGTTCTGGCGATCGTCGGCCCGCTCGTGGCCGGCAGCGAGCGCGGCGAAGCGAGCGTGACGCGGCTTTACCAAGTGCTCGCCGGCTTCACCGCCGCCGGCGCCGAGGCCGACCGCCTCCGCATCGACCCGTCGATCGCCCGCGGCCTCGACTACTACACGGGCCTTGTGCTCGAAACCACGCTCGACGACCTGCCCGATATCGGCAGCGTCGCCAGCGGCGGTCGCTACGACGACCTCGCCGGCCTCTACACCAACCAGACGCTCCCCGGCATCGGCGCGTCGCTGGGCGTCGATCGCTTGCTCGCCGCGATGGAAGAGCTCGGCTTGGTGGGCGACGCCCGCACGCCCGCCGACGCGCTGGTGGTCTTCTTCGCTGAAGACCGCCTCGGCGACTACCTCAAACTCGCCGCCAGCCTCCGCACGGCGGGCGTCGGCGCCGAGCTCTACCCCGATGCGAAGAAGCTCGGCGTCCAACTCAAGTACGCCGACAAGAAGGGCTTCCGCCTCGCCGTCATCGCCGGCCCCGACGAACTCGCCCGCGGCGAATGCCAAATCAAGTCCCTCGCCACGGGCGAAAGCACCACCGTCCCCCTCAACGAAGCCCCCGCGACGGCGCTTAAGCTTCTGTAAACCACCGAGGCACGGAGAACACGGAGGACGCACAGAGAAGATTAAAGGCGGAATCACGTTCCTTTGCGCCTTCGCGCCTTTGCGTGAGTCATCCCGTTCTGTCTCACGCAAAGGCGCGAAGCCGCCAAGCACTTTTCTTCCGATTTTTCTCCGCGTCTCTGCGTCCCCGCGCGAAACTTCTTTATTAAACTCAGTGAATCCTCCGTGCCTCTGTGGTGAACAAGATGGCGAAAAGGCACAACCACTACGAAGCCGCCTTCGAGGACTACCTACGCTCGCGGCAGATCGCTTACGTGGCGGTCGATGAGCGGCGGCGGGCCGTCGAGGCGATCGGCTCGCTGAAGAGCGTCGACTTCATCGTCTCCCCCGGTTCCGACATAAGGGGCGCTGGATCGTTGTCGGACGACGAGGGCCTGTTGCCGCCGGCGCGGTGGCTGGTCGATGTGAAGGGGCGCCGCTTCCCCTCGGGGAGCCAGTACTGGCGGAACTGGACAACCGAAGAAGAGCTGGCGTCGCTCGCCCGCTGGGGCGACCGTTTTGGGGCGGGCTTCCTGGGCGTGCTGGTGTTCGCCTTCGAGCTGGTCGGCGACCGTTCGCCCGTCCCGGCCCACGAGGTCCACTACTGGCGCGACCGGCCGTACGCCTTTGTGGCGATCCCCGCGGACGACTACCGCCGCATCTGCCGCCCGCTGTCGCCCAAGTGGGGCACCGTGGCCGCCCCCGCCGCCGAGTTCCGCCGCTTGGCCCGCCCCGTGGCGATGGCGCTGGGCGCGGAACTACCGGTCACGGCCTAAGTCTCGCGCAGAGACGCGGAGACGCAGAGGGCAGGTTTTGAACGACCAATGTCCAACCCCCCAATGACCAAGGGGGCGCCGCCGCACCAATTTTCCCCTCAGCCCCTCAGCCCCTGGCCCCTAACTCCTGGCCCCACTCATCGGTCATTGAGGCCTGGTCATTGAGGCTTCAACTAACGAGTTCCCCCCACCGTCCCCGGCGATTATCCTAGAGCGACTCCCCCTTCCTCAAAATGCCGCCGCTATGCTCGCTCTCGTTGAATCTGTCTCTTGGGCCGTCATCCTGCTGAGCGTCGTGCTCGGCATGGTGGTGGCGTTGCGCCCCGCGAAGCGTGAAGAACGGGTCCAGAAGCCCCGCGGGTAGCGCCAGACAAGCTCGAGGCGAGCCGGCGACGTTAGTCGTCGGTGTGAAGTTGGCGCCCACTTCCCACCCACGATTAACATCGTGGGCGCGCCACAAACCGCAAGCACTACGCCGCCCGGCGCACCGTCGCGAACGCCGCGTAGGCGCTCACCGCGTCGATCACCCGGCCCTGCTCTTCGTGAGTCAGCTCCGGGAAGATCGGCAGTGACAGGACCTCGTCGGCGGCCCGCTCGGTGTTCGGCAGGTCGCCGCGCCGGTAGCCCAGATTCGCGAAGCACTTCTGCAGGTGCAGCGGGACCGGGTAGTAGATCGCCGAGCCGATCTTGCGCTCGGTGAGCCAGTGCTGCAGCGAGTCGCGCCGGCCCTCGGCGACGCGGACCGTGTACTGGTTCCAGACGCTCGGGCAGCCCTGCGCCTCGATCGGGGTCGTTAGCACCGCGCCGATCGCGCTATTGTCGAACGCCGCGTCGTAACGCGCGGCGTGCCGGGTGCGGGCCTCGGCGTAGCCGGCGAGCTTCGCGACCTTCACCCGCAACGCGGCGGCTTGGATCGTGTCGAGCCGGCTGTTGAGGCCGACGAAGTGGTGGTAGTAGCGCGGCTCTTGCCCGTGGTCACAGAACACGCGCAGGCGGTCGGCAAGCTCGGG from Botrimarina mediterranea encodes:
- the hisS gene encoding histidine--tRNA ligase; protein product: MTKPQRIEPRTLKGFRDYPPEVMIPRERLMETARKVYRSYGYAPIDTPALEYLEILTGKGSDETDKQLYRFKDHGGRDVGLRFDLTVPLARFAAQHAQQLGLPFKRYHIAPVWRGENTQRGRYREFVQCDFDTVGTTALASDIETVLVIHDLMRAIGFERFTIRVNHRGVLNGLLETLGLAECSTEVLRALDKLTKMGADKVRAELAATAGASDEQSDKLLAFAGVTGSAEEVLAIVGPLVAGSERGEASVTRLYQVLAGFTAAGAEADRLRIDPSIARGLDYYTGLVLETTLDDLPDIGSVASGGRYDDLAGLYTNQTLPGIGASLGVDRLLAAMEELGLVGDARTPADALVVFFAEDRLGDYLKLAASLRTAGVGAELYPDAKKLGVQLKYADKKGFRLAVIAGPDELARGECQIKSLATGESTTVPLNEAPATALKLL
- a CDS encoding HYExAFE family protein, with translation MAKRHNHYEAAFEDYLRSRQIAYVAVDERRRAVEAIGSLKSVDFIVSPGSDIRGAGSLSDDEGLLPPARWLVDVKGRRFPSGSQYWRNWTTEEELASLARWGDRFGAGFLGVLVFAFELVGDRSPVPAHEVHYWRDRPYAFVAIPADDYRRICRPLSPKWGTVAAPAAEFRRLARPVAMALGAELPVTA